The following are encoded together in the Kribbella voronezhensis genome:
- a CDS encoding PadR family transcriptional regulator, giving the protein MGKRKVANPLAFAVLGTLTERPMHPYEISSLLKGRGKEVSIKLNYGSLYSVVAALEKAGFIEAVETLRDGNRPERTVYAITSTGRAEFDDWLTELLGTPAKEFRQLEAGLAYLPAFPPDRVVELLEQRVVALDEEIAQLVGMHEFMRSKKLPRIFWVESEFRVAVLTAERDYAKGLAAEIRVDELEGSAFWRKTHELVAELGIKPRDVLADPVKYFGEDLPWLKEVPPEGL; this is encoded by the coding sequence ATGGGCAAGCGGAAGGTGGCGAACCCGCTCGCGTTCGCGGTGCTCGGCACGCTCACCGAGCGCCCCATGCACCCGTACGAGATCTCCTCGCTGCTCAAGGGCCGCGGCAAGGAAGTGAGCATCAAGCTCAACTACGGCTCCCTGTACTCCGTCGTCGCGGCGCTGGAGAAGGCCGGGTTCATCGAGGCGGTCGAAACCCTGCGGGACGGGAATCGCCCGGAGCGCACGGTCTACGCGATCACCTCGACCGGCCGCGCCGAGTTCGACGACTGGCTGACCGAGTTGCTCGGCACGCCGGCCAAGGAGTTCCGGCAACTGGAGGCCGGGCTGGCCTATCTCCCGGCCTTCCCGCCGGACCGGGTGGTCGAGCTGCTCGAGCAACGGGTCGTCGCGCTGGACGAGGAGATCGCTCAGCTGGTCGGGATGCACGAGTTCATGCGGTCGAAGAAGCTTCCCCGGATCTTCTGGGTCGAGTCGGAGTTCCGGGTCGCCGTGCTGACCGCCGAGCGTGATTACGCCAAGGGGCTGGCCGCGGAGATCCGGGTCGACGAACTCGAAGGCAGCGCCTTCTGGCGCAAGACGCACGAACTCGTCGCCGAGCTGGGGATCAAGCCCAGGGACGTGCTGGCGGATCCGGTCAAGTACTTCGGGGAGGACCTGCCCTGGTTGAAGGAGGTCCCACCGGAAGGCCTGTAA
- a CDS encoding ATP-binding cassette domain-containing protein, translated as MAPPTHARTGGGDLAIEVTDLVKTYPAARKKPPVRALDGLTFDVPAGVVLGLLGPNGAGKSTAVKILTTLSRADSGTARVAGLDVVKDQQAVRLAIGYVPQQSSSDPMATGTENLVLSGRIYGLSRSDSVRRAAELLERFGLAEAADRQVRTYSGGMQRKLDVALGLVHRPRVLFLDEPTTGLDPEARADLWTEVERLSAAEGLTVLLTTHYLEEADRLAAQLAIVDHGKVVASGSPEELKAELHGDSVQVELADAASTTRVHSLISGLRGIGEVVVDGNVVRARVDHGATAVPAVLGVLEEQEIPVAAVTVARPTLDDVYLRYTGRTFRAAEQASDAEKERAA; from the coding sequence ATGGCACCACCCACGCACGCCCGGACCGGCGGCGGTGACCTCGCGATCGAGGTGACCGACCTGGTCAAGACCTACCCGGCGGCTCGCAAGAAGCCGCCCGTCCGTGCCCTCGACGGCCTCACCTTCGACGTGCCGGCGGGCGTCGTCCTGGGGCTGCTCGGGCCCAACGGCGCCGGCAAGTCCACCGCGGTGAAGATCCTGACCACCTTGTCCCGGGCCGATTCCGGTACCGCGCGAGTCGCCGGCCTCGACGTCGTCAAGGACCAGCAGGCGGTCCGCCTGGCGATCGGCTACGTACCGCAGCAGTCCAGTTCCGACCCGATGGCGACCGGCACCGAGAACCTCGTCCTCAGCGGCCGCATCTACGGCCTGTCCAGATCCGACTCCGTACGCCGGGCCGCCGAGCTCCTGGAGCGCTTCGGCCTCGCCGAAGCCGCTGATCGCCAGGTCCGGACGTACTCCGGTGGTATGCAACGCAAGTTGGACGTTGCCCTCGGACTCGTTCATCGGCCTCGGGTGCTCTTCCTGGACGAGCCGACGACCGGGCTCGATCCGGAGGCTCGCGCGGATCTGTGGACCGAGGTCGAACGGCTCTCCGCGGCCGAAGGACTCACCGTCCTGCTGACCACTCACTACCTGGAGGAGGCCGACCGGCTCGCGGCGCAACTCGCGATCGTCGACCACGGCAAGGTCGTCGCCTCGGGCAGCCCCGAGGAGCTGAAGGCCGAGCTGCACGGCGACTCCGTCCAGGTCGAACTGGCCGACGCCGCTTCGACGACCCGGGTGCACTCCTTGATCAGCGGGCTCCGTGGGATCGGCGAAGTCGTTGTCGATGGCAACGTCGTGCGAGCGCGCGTGGATCACGGAGCGACCGCCGTACCGGCTGTGCTGGGTGTGCTTGAGGAGCAGGAGATTCCGGTCGCTGCCGTGACGGTCGCGCGGCCGACGCTGGACGACGTCTATCTGCGCTACACCGGCCGCACCTTCCGGGCGGCCGAGCAGGCTTCCGATGCGGAGAAGGAGAGGGCCGCCTGA